A segment of the Collimonas fungivorans genome:
CCATACTCGGGGCCGCCGAAGCGCGTGTCCAGCACCACATCCCGGGCCGTGATGTCGCGCTCCAGTTCGACCAGCGCGGCGGTGTTTTTTGCGATGCGCAGGATCTGCTCGAAGGTTTGCTGCGGTTTGGCCGAAGCGTCGATGCCGATCACCCGGTCGGCGCGGCCGTCCGCGGCGAACCCGACCAGCATGCCGGCTTGCGTGCTGCCGGTTACCGAACAGGTGACGATGTAGTCGAACTTGAAGCCCAGCTCAGCTTCTTGCTGCCGCACTTCTTCCGCAAAACCGACGAAGCCGAGGCCGCCGCGAGGATGTTCCGAGCAGCCGGCTGGAATCGGGAACGGCTTGCCGCCGGCCTTGCGCACGTCTTCCATGGCTTGCTCCCAGCTCTGGCGGATGCCGATGTCGAAGCCGGCGCTGTCGAGCCGTACCTCGGCGCCGAGGATGCGCGACATCTCGATATTGCCGACCCGGTCGTACACCGCATCCGAATAATTCACCCAGTTCTCCTGCACCAGCACGCACTTCAGGCCGAGGTGGGCGGCGACCGCCGCGACCTGGCGCGTCTGGTTCGACTGGATGCCGCCTATCGACACCAGCGTGTCATAGCCGCCCGCCAGCGCTTCCGGGATCAGGTACTCCAGCTTGCGGGTCTTGTTGCCGCCGAACGCCAGGCCGCTGTTGCAGTCCTCGCGTTTTGCATAGAGCTCGACCTTGCCGCCGAGGTGGGCGCTGAGACGCGGCATCGGCTGGATCGGTGTTGGCCCGAAGGTGAGTGGATAGCGGGGGAATTTCTGCAGGTTCATGGAGGTCGCTCCTGGGATTGAAGGGGATCCGTACGCCGCAGCGGCGCTGCCGGGACGAAAACCATATTAAAATCAATCACTTGAATCAGGGTTGCAAGTTTTTAAGAGAATTTGGATCTAAAATATGAAATTCTCTTTAATAGATGATTTTTATTCTGAGAAAAACAATATGAAAGCAACAAAATTGCGCACCAAGGCGTCTCCCATGGAGGCCCCCGGCGCGGTTATGGATCGTACCGACCGCGCCATTCTCAGGGCCTTGCAGCGCGATGCTTCCATCTCTAACGTGGCGCTGGCGGCCAAGGTTAACCTGAGCGCGCCGGCTTGCCTGCGGCGCGTCGAGAGGCTCAAGGAGTCGGGACTGATCAAGGGCATCGTCGCCTTGCTCAATCCGCGTGCGCTGGATGCCGGAACCATGGTGATGATCGGTGTTGTGCTGGATCGCTCGACGCCGGAATCGTTTGCCGATTTCGAGCGGGCGGCGCAGAAAGTTTCGGGTTGCCTTGAATGCCATGTAGTCACGGGAGAATTCGACTACTTCATGCTGCTGCGGACCAAGGACAACGACAGTTACAACCGGCTCCATGCGGAACAGCTGCTGTACCTGCCGGGAGTGAGGCAAATCCGCACATTCATGGTGCTCAAGCAGGTACTTTCAACTACCCAGCTGCCGCTTTAGGAAGACAGGCGGCAGCGGGTTCAAGGCTGCTTAGCAATTGCCTTTTTTTGCCTGTCCCGGAGGGCAATGGTAACGGCCGTTGCCATCGTCACGCCGGTCGTCGCCGCGGCGGTCGTCATGGCGATCGTCGCCACGGCGCCAGCCGCCGCGGTTCAGTTCCCAGCCATTGTTCCCTTGGCGCCATTCCGGACGGCTGTACTGATAGCCGCTGCGGGCTCGTTCCCAATGGCCGCCGGCCCATACATGGCGGTTGCCGTTCCAGTTCCAGTAGCCAGGCGCCCAGACATAGCCGACCTGCGGCGGCGGCACGCGCTCATAGCGCGGCGCCGGAGGAGGAGTGCCGATGGTGATGTTGACGCCGATTTGCGCCATTGCCTGGCTTGGCATAAAGGCGGTAACGCTGAGTGCTGCCAGCGCTGCCGCGCAGAGGATGCGTTTCATGTCTTCTCCCACAGTTATTGGTTGAGAAACTATATCTCTTATTTTTTCCAGGCCAAACAATGATGCATAAAATTACACTTCAACGCATCGCATTACATCCGTTACATATTGTCGAGCAAGACGATTAGCGGTGGTGCCACCCAGATGGTCTCTGGTATTTCTTCATTAATAAAATTCCATCATGCAATATTTAGATTATTATAATATTGCAATATGGAAATATATCCGAGTACTTCTCACCACTCATTCTGGAGAATATTTTGAGAAATGTAAGAAAATTATTGGGAGTACTGCCGATTTGTTGCGGAATGCTGGCGTTTTCCACCAGTGCAGCGGCGTCTGGCTCAGCTGCCGGCAGCCAGGCCCGGCTGGCGGTCAGGATCGCGCCCTGCGATAGCGCCTGGAATGGGGCAACTCCCTATGTTAGCGGTAATAAGGTCAGTTATCGCGGCATCAACTACACGGCGGCGTATTGGACCCAGGGCAACTATCCGGCAAGCAGCAGCGGTAGCGCCGACAGCGCTCAGCCATGGGTAGCCGGACCGGCTTGCCGCGTTGCCAAGGTGGCGGCGGCCGCCAGCGACCACGATGCGAATTTTTCTCCGGCCACGCTGCAGTTCCTGAAGACCAATACCGGTCTCGACGGCGAGCAGTGGGACAACATCATGAAACTGGTTAACAAGCCGGAGCAGGATTCGCTCGACTGGACCAAGTTCTACGGTTATTGCGAGCCGCTGGGCGACAGGCGCGGCTACACTATCGGCATCTTCGGCGCCACCACAGGCGGCCCGAACGACACCGGCCCCGACGGCCCGGCGCTGTTCAAGGAATACGATGCGGCCAGCGGCGCCTCCAGCCCCTCGATCGCAGGCGGCCTGACGCGCGCCGGCGTGCATGGCAGCATGCAGGGTTCGATCCTGAACATCACCGACAGCAAGACAGTCTTTTGCGGCAAGATCGGCGGACTGCAGAACAATGCGGCATGGCGCGAGGCGATGTGGCATACCTTCTATAACGTCTACATCAAATACAGCCTGCAGCAGGCGCGCCAGCGCGGCTTCAGTTCGGCGCTGACCATCGGTTCATTCGTCGATACCGCGTTGAACCAGGGCGCCGACGGCGATTCCGGTTCGCTGGAGGGCGTGCTGGCCAAATCCGGCAGCAGCACCAATGAAAAAACCTTCATGACCAGTTTCTACGCGCAGCGCACCAAGGTGGTCGACACCAACGAATACAACCAGCCGCCGAACGGCAAGAATCGCGTGAAGCAGTGGAGTTCGCTGCTGGGCATGGGTGAAACGGATCTCAAGGATGCCGATGCGGCAGTGGCCAAAGTGACTAACTGGACCCTGAAGTAAACGCAGGCAGCGGCCGGAAGATGCTTGCCGGCCGCCGCGGTCCCTGGTGGAGATCAGTGGGCTTTGCTTGCAGGTCTTTGCCGGAAGAACAGGATGCAGCCGAGGATGAAGGCAAACAGCGCCAGCGAGGCGGAATAACGGCTCAGCGCCAGGCCGCCGGCATTCAACGGCTTGTCGAGGAAATCGCCGACCACGGCGCCCAGCGGCCGGGTCAGGATGAATGCGGCCCAGAACAGCAGGGTGCGCGATATGCGCGTCCGATAGTAGGCCAGCACCAGCAGCGCCAGCAGCGCGCCGAACACCAGCGCGGCCCCGGTATAACCGAGGCCGGCGCTATCCGCGGTCCAGTCGCCCAGCGCCGTACCCAGGGTCTGGGAAAACATGATTGTCAGCCAGTAAAACATCTCGGCCTTGGGCGTGTTGACGGTATCCACCGATATCGAGCCAAGCGCGCGGTGCCAGACTGCCAGCGATGCCATCAGCAGGATAAACAGCAAGGAGCTGCCGCCCGCATAGCCGATGCCGAGCGAACGGTCGGCAAAATCCGCCAGCGTGGTTCCCACGGTGGTGGTGGCGATGATGGTGGCCCAGTAGAGCAACGGATGAAAACCCTTGGCCTTGATCTGGGCAAACACGGCAACCAGGAAGGTCGCAGCAAAAATCGCGGTGGCCACCAGGTAGCCAAGGTTCATCGACATGGAGACGGCATCGCCACCGGTTTCACCTAACGTAGTGGCGGCTATCTTGATGATCCAGAACAGCAGGGTGACCTCAGGGACTTTGCTCAAGCCGCGTTCGACGGACTGGTTCATGCGGATTTCCTTTCGATATCAGGTCTGTTGCGGGTTCTGGCGTTTCGGGACAACTGAGAGAGGCTGTGTCTATGACAGCCTCCGTAGTGACCGTTGCAGACAGTCTGGAGATCCAGACTTAGCTCAGCCATAGTGAGTGCCATCCGCCACGGATCTGCCGCCGTCACAACTCCTGCATGAATTGCGCAACGGCCTGGGCAAACGCCTGCGGCTGTTCCGTTGCGCTCAGGTGCGAAGCGTCCTTCAATACGACCAGGCTGGCTTGCGGGATTTTCTCGGCCAGTGTCTGCGCCATGGCCAGCGGCGTGCCCTGGTCCAGTTCGCCGGCAATCACCAGCGTCGGCACGGTTATCTGCGGCAGGCGCGCGGTGGTGTCCACGGTGCCGACCGCATGGCAGCAGCCGATATAGCCGGCTGGCCCGGTATTGACCAGGCGCTGGCGGAAACGCGCCACGGTGGCGTTGTGCTCGGCGCGGAAACGGTCATGGAAATAGCGCCCATGACGGCGTCGGCAATCACCTCGATGCCTTGGGCGCGTACGGTGTCGATCCGCTGCTGCCACACTTCGCGCGCCGGCGGCGGGTAGTGCGAGGTGCAGTTGGCGATGACCAGCGCGGCCACCAGCGACGGATGGCGCAGCGCCAGTTCCTGGCCGGTCATGCCGCCCATCGACAGGCCGATCCATACCACCGGGCCGGAATCGAGCTCACGCAGCAGGCGCGCCGCATCATCGGCCAGATCGGCGATGGCATACAGTCCGTCGGGGGCATCGGAGCTGCCATGGCCGCGATGGTCATAAGCAATGACGCGGCAATCGGCGGCCAGCAGATTGGCCAGGCTGTCCCACATGGTGAGGTCGCAGCCGAGGGCATGGCTGAGCACCACGGTGTGGCGCGGCGCCTTGCCGCTGCGCGGCGCGCGTACGCTGTAATGCAAGGCCGGTTTGCTCTCGGTAGCGGCTTCGCGGCCGATGCCGGGATGGATCGCTGCCGCCGGTGCTGACGGCGCCGGCGTGTAGCCGATTTGCGCGCCGATTTCGCGCAGGATCTTTTGCGCATGTGTGAAGGCGGTATTGGCGGCGGGTACGCCGGCATAGATGGCGCCCTGCATCAGCACTTCCTTCATTTCATCCGGCGTCAGGCGCGTCTCGGCATCGCCCAGCAGCGCGGCCCGCGCATGCAGCTCGAATTCTTCCCAGCGGCCCAGCGCCATGGTGATGGCCAGCACGATCACGCGCCGGGTTTTCTGTTCCAGTCCGGGACGGCCCCAGATTTCATTCCAGGCAAAGCGCGTGATCAGGTTCTGGAATTCGGCGTTGAAACCGGTGGCGTTGGCCAGCGAGCGGTCGACCCAGTCGTCGCCGAGTATCTGGCGGCGGTTCTGCATGCCGCGTTCGAAGTCATGATCGATGGGATCGTAGCTCATGGTTGGTTTACCTGTTTATTCACGGTTGGGTTTCAGGCGAATTCAAACGAAAACGGCCTGTGCCTGCAATGTGTCCATCGTAGCTTGCAATACCTGCAATTGCCGGCGCGCCAATGCTTCTGCCGGCGCCGTTGCAGCGGCCGGATCGAACAATGCGGTTAGGGCTTCGAGGTCAAGCTTGTCGTGCAAGCGCTGATCTGCCTTGACGGCATCCAGCAACACTTCGGACAGTTGCCTGCCATCGGCGAGCGCGCGCTGCGTCAACTGTTCCATCAGGCCATGCGCCTGTGGCCGGCCGATGGCGCCGGCCAGGTAAATCGATGCGGCTTCTGCGAACACCAGTCCTTGCAGCGCATCGATATTGCGCAGCATGCGTTTGGCATCGACCTGCAACCCGGCGATGGCTTCGTTCAATGCGCTGAGTGCGCCGTGGGCGCTGAGGAACAAGCCGGGCCACTCCGCCAGTTCGGCCTGCCAGTTGCCGAGGCCGCGCTCATGCTGCTGGCCCATGCTCGCCAGCAGCGCGGCCGCGCTTTGCGGAGTACGGGTGGCCGCCGCCAGGGCGATCATGGCCGATACCGGATTGCGCTTGTGCGGCATGGCCGACGAACCGCCGCGGCCATTGCCGGACGGTTCCGCCAGCTCGGCGATTTCACCTTGCGCCAGCAGGCTGAGGTCGGTGCCGATCTTGCCCAGGCTGCCGGCCAGCACCGCGACTTCCAGTCCCAGCCGTACCCATTCGTCGCGCTGGGTATGCCAGGCGGCGTCGGCCACCGACAGCCCCAGGTCGTCTGCCATGCGCTGCGCTACCAGCGGGCCTTTTGCGCCCATCACCGCCAGCGTGCCGACCGCACCGCCCAATTGCAGCTGCAGCGCGCGCTGCGCAGCCTGGCGCAGCTGCAGGCGCGCGCGCAGCAAAGGCGCGGCCCAGCCAGCCAGCTTGAAACCGAAGCTGGTGACCTGGGCCGGCTGCATCAGAGTGCGCGCCAGTATCGGCGTCGCCAGATGCTGGCCGGCCAGGCGCAGCAAGTTGTCGACCAGCGTTTGCAGGCCCTGGTCGAGCAGGCTCAGCGCTTCGCGGGTGACCAGCGCCATGGCGGTATCGATCACGTCCTGGCTGGTGCTGCCCCAGTGCACGTGGCTTGCGGATTCCTGGTTGAACAAGGCGACCGTCTTGGTCAGCTCCTTGACCAGCGGAATCGCCAGGCTGCCGGCGCGGCGGCTGGCGTGCACCAGCGCCGGGATGTCGTACAGCTGCGCATTGCAGACGCCGGCGATGGCGCGTGCCGCGCTTTCCGGGATCACGCCCTCGGCCGCCTGCGCGCGCGCCAGGGCTTCTTCAAAACGAAACATGGCCTGCACCACGGCGGTATCGTCGAATATGGCGATCATTTCCGGAGTGGTCAGGAAACTGTCAAAGATTGAAACGCTCATGGCGACTCCGTCTGATGCTCAAACATAGTCGAAGAACACGGTTTCCTGCTCGCCCTGCATCCAGATATCCCAATGATATCGGGCATCTCCTTGTTTGCGCGCAATCAAGGTGGGGCGCCTGTCCGCGGGAACCTGGCTGAGTATCTCGGATTGCGCCAGGCCGCTGTCGTCTTCCAGGAAAACCGCGCTGAACTGGTGCTTCACCAGGCCGCGTGCAAAGACGGTGGCGAACAGCACGGGTTTTCCGGAACAGGCAGGGCTGGGCAGCGATACCTCGATGCGGAAAGCGCCGTTGTCGTTGGTGGCGACGCGGCGGAAACCCGGTATCTGCTGTGCCGTTTCGGCGGCTGCCGCGTCGGGCATCCAGGCTTCGATCCAGCCGTCGCTGATTGGCACGCCGTCGCCATCGCGCAGGATGCCGCTGATGGTGATGGTTGGCGCACTGCTGTGCAGTGTGGCGCTGGCGCTTACCGCCCAGGCCCATGCTTCGTGCGGGAAAGGGCCTACGGTTTGTGAGGTGGTGATATTGGAAGCCATTTGTATTTGCTTTCAGAGACCCATGGGGGTGGCGTCGCGGCCACGCAGGACGATGTCGAATTCATAGCCCAGCATCTGGTCGTCGACGGTCTGCTCCAGGCTGAAGCGCGCAATCAGCCGCTGGCGTGCGGCCAGGTCGGGGATGCTTTGGAATATCGGGTCGTAATCGAACAGGGGATCGCTGGGGAAATACATCTGCGTCACCAGCCGCTGCGCATAGACGCTGCCGAACAGGGAGAAATGGATATGCGCCGGGCGCCAGGCCTTGTGGTGGTTGCCCCAGGGATAAGGGCCGGGCTTGATGGTGACAAAGCGGTAGCGGCCGTCGTCGTCGGTCAGCATCTTGCCGAAGCCGAAAAAATTCGGATCGAGCGGCGCATCGTGCTGGTCGCGTTTGTGCCAGTAGCGGCCGGCGGAATTGCACTGCCAGACTTCCAGCAGCGAATTGCGCACCGGCTTGCCGTCTTCATCCAGTACGCGGCCGGTGACCACGATTTTTTCGCCGAGCGGCTCGCCTTGCCCATGCCTGGTCAGGTCGGTATCGTGCGGCAGGATCAGGCTGGGCGAAGCGCTGATGTTGGCCTGGACCGGTTCGGCGGCGCGGATGCGCAGCGGCTCCCGGGTCGGGCCGCGTTTCACGGTAGAGATATAGGGCGGATAAATCAGGCTGGGGTAGACCCCGGGTTCTGCGGACTCGAATCTCACGTAGTTTTCCTTTTGTTTGGAGGGAGCGCTGCGGCCATCGTCTTGGGCAGCCAGAAAATCGGTTCTCCGCATGATTGTGCGTATATCGCGCAAAAACATGATTTTCTGTCTAAGTAATTTAAATCATAGGGGATCGGCAAGTTGGCATCAAGGTGATACGATGCTGTCGTAACCGCATAACGCCCACATTGTGCGATATGCGCCCAAATGGAGATTTCATGACTATCAAATCCTTGCCTGATGCGCGTTCGGATACAGCGCCAATTCCTTCTTCGGAAGAACCGCTCAAGCGCGACTTGATCGCCGGGCTGGAAAAAGGCTTGCTGGTGATTGAGGCTTTTGACCAGGAGCGCTCGCGCCTGACGATCAGCGAGGTGGCGCAGCGCGCCGGCCTGACGCGGGCCGCAGCCAGGCGCTACCTGATTACCTTGACGCACCTGGGTTATGTACGGCATGAACAGAAGGTGTTTTCGCTGACGCCCAAGGTGCTGCGGTTGGGACAGTCCTACCTGCATTCGGCGCGCCTGCCGCGCATCGTCCAGCCCTTGCTGTATCGCCTGGCTTATTCGCTGGAGGAGGCAGCTTCAGCCGGGGTGCTGGACCACGACGAGCTGGTGTGCGTGGCCGCCGTCAGCGCCGGCCGGCTGGTATCGGCGACGCTGCAGCCGGGCACGCGGGTGCCGGCGTTTTGCACCGCCAACGGCCGCGTCCTGCTGGCCAGCCTGCCGCAAGCGCAGATCGAATCGTTCCTGGAACGGCTGCAGCTTGAGCCGATCACCGCCCACACCATCATCAACAAGGAAAGGCTGCTGCTGGAAATTACCCGCACCCGGGCGCAGGGTTACGCGGTGGTCGACCAGGAGCTGGAACTGGGCTTGCGCACCATCGCGGTTCCGCTCAAGAATTTCCGGGGGGAGACGGTTGCGGCGGTGAATGTCAGCGTGCATGCGGCGCGCATGGCGGTGGAGGATATTGTCGAGCGCTGCTTGCCGGCGCTGCTGAAAGCGCAGGTGGAGTTGACGGCATTGCTGTAACCGCGGTCAGACCCACATCATCAAGGTATTCGCCGTAGCCTGCAATGCCGGCAGGCAGCGCGCCGTGGCTTCGGCCTTGGAAGAACTTGAGATCATCATCGACACGCTCAGGGCGCCGATCAGGGCGCCGCGGCGGCTCTTGATCGGCACCGAGATGCCGCGCAGTCCGATTTCATACTGGTTTTCGGTGACGCCGAAACCGTCTTCGCGGATCGCGATCAGTTCCTGGAACAGCTGTTCCTTGTCGACTACGGTCAGGTGGGTGTAGGCGATCAGTTCGATCCGCTCCAGGTAGGCGCGCAAGTCGGCATCCGGCATGGCCGACAGCAGGACCCGGCCGGCGGTGGAGGTGTAGGCCGGCAGCCGCGTACCGGGTTCGAAACCGGTGGTCAGCAGCCGTGGCGCATTGACGCGGCTGACGTAGACCACGTCGTCGCCTTCCAGCACCGAATAATTGGTCGACTCCTGCAGCTGCAAAGTCAGCCGCTGCAGGAAAGGCACGATAGCGCGCGGCAGCCGCGCCGAATCGAGATAGGAGCGCCCCAGGTTGAGCACCTTGGGCGTGAGCCAGAAGCTGCGGCCGTCGGTTGCCGCCAGGCCGATATGCACCAGCGTCAGCAGGTAACGGCGCGCCGCGCTGCGGCTCAGCGCGACTTTTTCTGCCAGCTCGCTTGCGGTCAGGCGCACAGTATCGTCGTTGAAGGCGGTAATCACGTCGATACCCTTGATCAGGCTGTCGATCAGGTCGCGCTTGGCGATTTCCATTTCCATCAGTTCCGGTTTCTTCATCCCAAATAACTCCAAAAATGCGCGCTAATCGCTCCATCTGGGCGATTAGCGCAGTATTGCACGTTTTTGAGGCTGTTTTTCTCGAAATGCTTTTCCTATACTTGGCCTGACTACTTCAGCCAAGGATCAGCATGACTGCGCAAGAACACAATCCGGAACCGAATAATCCGCTCGGCATAGACGGCATCGAATTCATCGAATATGCCAGCGCCCAGCCACTGGCGCTGGGCGCCTTGCTGGAGCAGATGGGATTCGTGCCGACCGCCCGCCATCGCTCGCGTGAAGTGACCCTGTACCGCCAGGGCACGATGAACGTAATCGTCAATGCCGATCCATCCTCGCTGCCGCAGGCCGACGGTGAACCGCAAGCGACAGTCATCAGCGCGATGGCATTGCGCGTGCGCGATGCCGACGCCGCCTACCGCCACGCCATCGAAATGGGCGCCTGGGCGATCCAGACCCGGGCCGGCGTGATGGAGTTGAATATTCCAGGCGTGCATGGCGTCGGCGATTCGATCCTGTATTTCGTCGACCGTTTCCGCGATTTTTCGATCTACGACGTCGACTTCAAGCCGATCCTCAATGCGCCTGCCAATCCGCCGGCGCTGGCGGGCATGCATTTCTTTGGCGTGGTGCAGACCATAGGCCGCGACCGCTCGCCGGAATGGATTGATTTTTACCAGCAGCTGATGGATTTCCGGCCGCTGCCGCAAGGCCGTTATTTTGGCGTCTTGCCGAAAGGCGTCTTGCTGGAAAGCCCTTGCCACAGCTTTTACCTGCAGTTGGTGGAGCCGCCCGAGGGCGCCGCCGGCCTGCAATGGGATGAGCAGCTGGTGCGGGTCGGCCTCGGTGCGCCGGACGTGCTGGAGGCGGTGCGGCAGCTCAAGCAGAGAGGCATCGTGTTCATCGACCGCGAACCGGCGCAGGCAAGTGAAAAGGGCGCATTGACGCAACTCTATAAAAGCGGGATCAGCTTCGAGCTGGTGGTCAGCCACCGGGATGCCAGCCGCCGGGAGCCGCAACATGCTTGAGATTTCCGGCAGCACCCGCATTTTCCCGGTGATCGGCTGGCCGGTCGAGCAAGTCAAGGCGCCGGCCCTGTTTAACGCCTACTTCAAGCGCCACGGCATCGATGCCCGCGTCATCCCGCTCAAGATCGCGCCGTCCGGCTACATCTCGGCGGTACGCATGCTGATGGCGGCAGAGAACGTCGGCGGCATCCTGGTGTCGATCCCGCACAAGCCGATGAGCGTCGATGCGGTAGACCAGCCGACGCCGCGTGCGCTGCTGGCCGGCGCCTGCAACGCCATCTATAAAAGCGCGGATGGACAACTGGTCGGCGACCTGATCGACGGAGAAGGTTTCATCCGCGCCTTCGACCGCACCTGCGGCGACACGCGCTTCGACTGGCCGCGGGCCAAGGCGCTGGTGGTCGGCAGCGGCGGCGTCGGCTGTGCGGTGGCGGCAGCGCTGGCGGCGCGCGGCGTCGGCTATATCGCGATTTACGATACGCGGCGCGAGCAGGCTGAAGCGCTGCGGCTGCGTCTGCAGAACATGTTTCCGGAAACCGAAGTGGTGATCGGCGCGCCGTCTGCCGCGGGATATGACCTGGTAGTCAATTCGACGCCGCTTGGCATGAGCCTGGACGATGCGTTGCCGCTCGACCTGGACGGCATCGCGCCGTCCAGCATCGTCGCCGACTGCGGCATGAAGATAGAAATGACCCGGCTGCTGCTGGAGGCGCAGCGCCATGGCTGCCGCATCCAGAAGGGGCGCGAGATGATGATCGAGCAGGCGCCGCTGTACCTGGAACTGTTCGGCTGGCCGGGCGTGTCGTCGGATGCG
Coding sequences within it:
- a CDS encoding IclR family transcriptional regulator domain-containing protein, translating into MKKPELMEMEIAKRDLIDSLIKGIDVITAFNDDTVRLTASELAEKVALSRSAARRYLLTLVHIGLAATDGRSFWLTPKVLNLGRSYLDSARLPRAIVPFLQRLTLQLQESTNYSVLEGDDVVYVSRVNAPRLLTTGFEPGTRLPAYTSTAGRVLLSAMPDADLRAYLERIELIAYTHLTVVDKEQLFQELIAIREDGFGVTENQYEIGLRGISVPIKSRRGALIGALSVSMMISSSSKAEATARCLPALQATANTLMMWV
- the pcaB gene encoding 3-carboxy-cis,cis-muconate cycloisomerase, with amino-acid sequence MSVSIFDSFLTTPEMIAIFDDTAVVQAMFRFEEALARAQAAEGVIPESAARAIAGVCNAQLYDIPALVHASRRAGSLAIPLVKELTKTVALFNQESASHVHWGSTSQDVIDTAMALVTREALSLLDQGLQTLVDNLLRLAGQHLATPILARTLMQPAQVTSFGFKLAGWAAPLLRARLQLRQAAQRALQLQLGGAVGTLAVMGAKGPLVAQRMADDLGLSVADAAWHTQRDEWVRLGLEVAVLAGSLGKIGTDLSLLAQGEIAELAEPSGNGRGGSSAMPHKRNPVSAMIALAAATRTPQSAAALLASMGQQHERGLGNWQAELAEWPGLFLSAHGALSALNEAIAGLQVDAKRMLRNIDALQGLVFAEAASIYLAGAIGRPQAHGLMEQLTQRALADGRQLSEVLLDAVKADQRLHDKLDLEALTALFDPAAATAPAEALARRQLQVLQATMDTLQAQAVFV
- the pcaH gene encoding protocatechuate 3,4-dioxygenase subunit beta translates to MRFESAEPGVYPSLIYPPYISTVKRGPTREPLRIRAAEPVQANISASPSLILPHDTDLTRHGQGEPLGEKIVVTGRVLDEDGKPVRNSLLEVWQCNSAGRYWHKRDQHDAPLDPNFFGFGKMLTDDDGRYRFVTIKPGPYPWGNHHKAWRPAHIHFSLFGSVYAQRLVTQMYFPSDPLFDYDPIFQSIPDLAARQRLIARFSLEQTVDDQMLGYEFDIVLRGRDATPMGL
- a CDS encoding IclR family transcriptional regulator domain-containing protein, translating into MTIKSLPDARSDTAPIPSSEEPLKRDLIAGLEKGLLVIEAFDQERSRLTISEVAQRAGLTRAAARRYLITLTHLGYVRHEQKVFSLTPKVLRLGQSYLHSARLPRIVQPLLYRLAYSLEEAASAGVLDHDELVCVAAVSAGRLVSATLQPGTRVPAFCTANGRVLLASLPQAQIESFLERLQLEPITAHTIINKERLLLEITRTRAQGYAVVDQELELGLRTIAVPLKNFRGETVAAVNVSVHAARMAVEDIVERCLPALLKAQVELTALL
- a CDS encoding 1-aminocyclopropane-1-carboxylate deaminase — encoded protein: MNLQKFPRYPLTFGPTPIQPMPRLSAHLGGKVELYAKREDCNSGLAFGGNKTRKLEYLIPEALAGGYDTLVSIGGIQSNQTRQVAAVAAHLGLKCVLVQENWVNYSDAVYDRVGNIEMSRILGAEVRLDSAGFDIGIRQSWEQAMEDVRKAGGKPFPIPAGCSEHPRGGLGFVGFAEEVRQQEAELGFKFDYIVTCSVTGSTQAGMLVGFAADGRADRVIGIDASAKPQQTFEQILRIAKNTAALVELERDITARDVVLDTRFGGPEYGLPNDGTLEAIRLCARMEGMLTDPVYEGKSMHGMIEKTRLGEFPPGSRVLYAHLGGVPALNAYSFLFRNG
- a CDS encoding alpha/beta fold hydrolase yields the protein MARFRQRLVNTGPAGYIGCCHAVGTVDTTARLPQITVPTLVIAGELDQGTPLAMAQTLAEKIPQASLVVLKDASHLSATEQPQAFAQAVAQFMQEL
- a CDS encoding chitosanase, with the translated sequence MRNVRKLLGVLPICCGMLAFSTSAAASGSAAGSQARLAVRIAPCDSAWNGATPYVSGNKVSYRGINYTAAYWTQGNYPASSSGSADSAQPWVAGPACRVAKVAAAASDHDANFSPATLQFLKTNTGLDGEQWDNIMKLVNKPEQDSLDWTKFYGYCEPLGDRRGYTIGIFGATTGGPNDTGPDGPALFKEYDAASGASSPSIAGGLTRAGVHGSMQGSILNITDSKTVFCGKIGGLQNNAAWREAMWHTFYNVYIKYSLQQARQRGFSSALTIGSFVDTALNQGADGDSGSLEGVLAKSGSSTNEKTFMTSFYAQRTKVVDTNEYNQPPNGKNRVKQWSSLLGMGETDLKDADAAVAKVTNWTLK
- a CDS encoding Lrp/AsnC family transcriptional regulator, with the protein product MKATKLRTKASPMEAPGAVMDRTDRAILRALQRDASISNVALAAKVNLSAPACLRRVERLKESGLIKGIVALLNPRALDAGTMVMIGVVLDRSTPESFADFERAAQKVSGCLECHVVTGEFDYFMLLRTKDNDSYNRLHAEQLLYLPGVRQIRTFMVLKQVLSTTQLPL
- a CDS encoding YXWGXW repeat-containing protein; protein product: MKRILCAAALAALSVTAFMPSQAMAQIGVNITIGTPPPAPRYERVPPPQVGYVWAPGYWNWNGNRHVWAGGHWERARSGYQYSRPEWRQGNNGWELNRGGWRRGDDRHDDRRGDDRRDDGNGRYHCPPGQAKKGNC
- a CDS encoding alpha/beta fold hydrolase, coding for MSYDPIDHDFERGMQNRRQILGDDWVDRSLANATGFNAEFQNLITRFAWNEIWGRPGLEQKTRRVIVLAITMALGRWEEFELHARAALLGDAETRLTPDEMKEVLMQGAIYAGVPAANTAFTHAQKILREIGAQIGYTPAPSAPAAAIHPGIGREAATESKPALHYSVRAPRSGKAPRHTVVLSHALGCDLTMWDSLANLLAADCRVIAYDHRGHGSSDAPDGLYAIADLADDAARLLRELDSGPVVWIGLSMGGMTGQELALRHPSLVAALVIANCTSHYPPPAREVWQQRIDTVRAQGIEVIADAVMGAISMTVSAPSTTPPWRVSASAWSIPGQPAISAAAMRSAPWTPPRACRR
- a CDS encoding 4-hydroxyphenylpyruvate dioxygenase, coding for MTAQEHNPEPNNPLGIDGIEFIEYASAQPLALGALLEQMGFVPTARHRSREVTLYRQGTMNVIVNADPSSLPQADGEPQATVISAMALRVRDADAAYRHAIEMGAWAIQTRAGVMELNIPGVHGVGDSILYFVDRFRDFSIYDVDFKPILNAPANPPALAGMHFFGVVQTIGRDRSPEWIDFYQQLMDFRPLPQGRYFGVLPKGVLLESPCHSFYLQLVEPPEGAAGLQWDEQLVRVGLGAPDVLEAVRQLKQRGIVFIDREPAQASEKGALTQLYKSGISFELVVSHRDASRREPQHA
- a CDS encoding shikimate dehydrogenase family protein yields the protein MLEISGSTRIFPVIGWPVEQVKAPALFNAYFKRHGIDARVIPLKIAPSGYISAVRMLMAAENVGGILVSIPHKPMSVDAVDQPTPRALLAGACNAIYKSADGQLVGDLIDGEGFIRAFDRTCGDTRFDWPRAKALVVGSGGVGCAVAAALAARGVGYIAIYDTRREQAEALRLRLQNMFPETEVVIGAPSAAGYDLVVNSTPLGMSLDDALPLDLDGIAPSSIVADCGMKIEMTRLLLEAQRHGCRIQKGREMMIEQAPLYLELFGWPGVSSDAFRVLEAI